A genomic stretch from Amycolatopsis sp. 195334CR includes:
- a CDS encoding dipeptidase produces the protein MTGVDRARALLSAAQLADGHNDLPWALRDLAGPDPREAVAAVDLRQHQPRLHTDLPRLREGKVGLQFWSVFVPCGFTGDSAVTAVLEQIEVVHQLLERYPDHLAPARTADEAEAAFRDGKVASMLGAEGGHSIAGSLGVLRILRRLGVRYMTLTHNSNTPWADSATDEPEHGGLTDFGRDVVREMNRIGMLVDLSHVAPSTMRDALEVSTAPVVFTHSSCRAVNDHPRNVPDDVLARLAGNGGVCMVTFVPKFVSGKESVGVEDVVEHLEHAREVAGIDHIGVGGDYDGVKSLPAGLEDVSKYPVLFGALLDRGWSEDDCAKLAGRNVLRVLRGAEDVSKAAGYPMA, from the coding sequence ATGACTGGGGTGGATCGGGCGCGGGCGCTGCTTTCGGCGGCGCAGCTGGCGGATGGGCACAACGACCTCCCGTGGGCGTTGCGCGACCTGGCCGGGCCGGATCCGCGCGAGGCGGTGGCCGCGGTCGACCTGCGCCAGCACCAGCCCCGCCTGCACACCGATCTGCCGCGCCTGCGCGAGGGCAAGGTCGGCCTGCAGTTCTGGTCGGTGTTCGTGCCGTGCGGGTTCACCGGCGACAGCGCGGTCACCGCGGTGCTGGAGCAGATCGAGGTGGTCCACCAGCTCCTGGAGCGCTACCCCGACCACCTGGCACCGGCCCGCACCGCCGACGAAGCCGAGGCCGCCTTCCGCGACGGCAAGGTGGCCTCCATGCTCGGCGCCGAGGGCGGGCACAGCATCGCCGGCTCGCTGGGTGTGCTGCGGATCCTGCGCCGCCTCGGGGTGCGGTACATGACGCTGACGCACAACTCGAACACCCCGTGGGCGGATTCGGCCACCGACGAGCCGGAGCACGGCGGGCTCACCGACTTCGGCCGCGACGTGGTGCGGGAGATGAACCGCATCGGCATGCTCGTCGACCTGTCGCACGTCGCGCCGAGCACCATGCGGGACGCGCTCGAGGTGAGCACCGCGCCGGTGGTCTTCACGCACTCGTCGTGCCGGGCGGTCAACGACCACCCGCGCAACGTCCCGGACGACGTGCTGGCGCGGCTGGCGGGCAACGGCGGGGTCTGCATGGTCACCTTCGTGCCGAAGTTCGTCTCCGGCAAGGAATCCGTCGGTGTCGAGGACGTGGTCGAGCACCTGGAGCACGCGCGCGAGGTGGCCGGGATCGACCACATCGGCGTCGGCGGCGACTACGACGGGGTGAAGTCGCTGCCCGCGGGACTGGAGGACGTCTCGAAGTACCCGGTGCTCTTCGGCGCGCTGCTGGACCGGGGCTGGAGCGAGGACGACTGCGCCAAGCTGGCCGGCCGGAACGTGCTGCGCGTCCTGCGCGGTGCCGAGGACGTGTCGAAGGCCGCGGGCTACCCGATGGCCTGA
- a CDS encoding GlxA family transcriptional regulator: MQTGEIVRDVVIVAEPGLAALDATGPMDVFAFAAAAGGRYRVRIAAPAGAPVRTGSGLRIAPDLAIEELDGPVDTLIVTGGLGANGSVPVSPRLVREVSRLAPHTRRITSVSTGAFVLGAAGLLDGRRVTTHWLWCDLLAERCPAAVMVPDAIFVRDGRVATSAGITAGIDLALSLVEEDHGADLAREVAKFMVVFLQRPGGQSQFSVWSKLPAPQHSALRKATDAVLLEPAADHSIPAMARRASVSVRHLNRLFSEKLGTTAAAYVEQVRVQAAQGLLESSSDGMEAVARRCGFGSPETMRRAFVRLIGISPGAYRSRFRSAGWSIA; this comes from the coding sequence GTGCAGACCGGGGAGATCGTGCGCGACGTGGTGATCGTCGCGGAGCCGGGGCTGGCGGCGCTGGACGCCACCGGCCCGATGGACGTGTTCGCGTTCGCCGCCGCCGCGGGTGGCCGGTACCGGGTGCGGATCGCCGCGCCCGCGGGGGCGCCGGTGCGCACCGGCAGCGGTTTGCGCATCGCCCCCGACCTGGCGATCGAGGAGCTGGACGGCCCGGTCGACACGCTGATCGTCACCGGCGGGCTGGGGGCGAACGGCTCGGTGCCGGTGTCCCCGCGGCTGGTGCGCGAGGTTTCGCGGCTGGCCCCGCACACGCGCCGGATCACCTCGGTGAGCACCGGGGCCTTCGTGCTCGGCGCGGCCGGGCTACTCGACGGGCGCCGGGTCACCACGCACTGGCTCTGGTGCGACCTGCTCGCCGAGCGCTGCCCGGCGGCGGTGATGGTGCCGGACGCGATCTTCGTCCGTGACGGGCGGGTGGCCACTTCGGCGGGCATCACCGCGGGCATCGATCTGGCGCTCTCACTGGTGGAAGAGGACCACGGCGCCGACCTGGCGCGCGAGGTGGCCAAGTTCATGGTGGTGTTCCTGCAGCGCCCCGGCGGGCAGTCGCAGTTCAGCGTGTGGTCGAAACTGCCGGCGCCGCAGCATTCCGCGCTGCGCAAGGCGACCGACGCGGTGTTGCTGGAACCGGCCGCCGACCACTCCATCCCGGCGATGGCGCGGCGGGCCTCGGTCAGCGTGCGGCACCTGAACCGGCTGTTCTCGGAGAAGCTCGGCACCACCGCCGCGGCCTACGTGGAGCAGGTACGGGTGCAGGCGGCTCAGGGGTTGCTGGAGTCCAGTTCGGACGGTATGGAGGCGGTCGCGCGCCGCTGCGGCTTCGGCAGCCCGGAAACCATGCGGCGCGCCTTCGTCCGGCTGATCGGCATCTCGCCGGGTGCCTACCGCTCCCGTTTCCGCTCCGCGGGCTGGAGCATCGCCTAG
- a CDS encoding sortase domain-bontaining protein translates to MKEGCRGVGDTGRLATVVAAVVVVLTGALTGVTLIVTPQRSAVPATGGELAVAPRGAPTPSNRPLPPAKPVSLEIPAIGLSTGALAELGQTATGAMEVPGDGQRAGWYAPGPAPGETGPSLISGHAMYAFARGVFERLRELRAGDLVRVGRSDGTIAEFAVYLVEKRPRKTGPATAADYTGSPGNGAELRLVTCAATYDRSVGNHTEEVVVSARLA, encoded by the coding sequence ATGAAAGAGGGGTGCCGCGGGGTCGGGGACACCGGGCGGCTGGCCACCGTGGTAGCGGCCGTGGTTGTGGTGCTCACCGGCGCGCTGACCGGGGTGACGCTGATCGTCACCCCGCAGCGGAGCGCGGTCCCGGCGACCGGCGGGGAGCTGGCGGTCGCCCCGCGCGGGGCCCCGACCCCGTCGAACCGCCCGCTGCCACCCGCGAAGCCCGTCTCGCTGGAGATCCCGGCGATCGGGCTGTCCACCGGGGCGCTGGCCGAACTGGGCCAGACCGCGACCGGCGCGATGGAGGTACCGGGTGACGGCCAGCGCGCGGGCTGGTACGCCCCGGGCCCGGCCCCCGGCGAGACCGGCCCGTCGCTGATCAGCGGGCACGCGATGTACGCCTTCGCGCGCGGGGTGTTCGAGCGGCTGCGCGAACTGCGGGCCGGGGACCTCGTGCGGGTGGGCCGGTCGGACGGCACGATCGCGGAGTTCGCCGTGTACCTGGTGGAGAAGCGGCCGCGGAAGACGGGCCCGGCCACCGCCGCCGACTACACCGGCAGCCCGGGCAACGGCGCGGAACTCCGCCTGGTCACCTGCGCGGCGACCTACGACCGCAGCGTCGGGAACCACACCGAGGAAGTCGTCGTCTCCGCGCGGCTCGCCTAG